A single genomic interval of Procambarus clarkii isolate CNS0578487 chromosome 17, FALCON_Pclarkii_2.0, whole genome shotgun sequence harbors:
- the LOC123772470 gene encoding zwei Ig domain protein zig-8 — protein sequence MEVLAFLRATEVLQVLLVFSQGTPACSKFLASNYVANDVIRSPSGSASAPGGDRRPMPWEPNSPGPMFDPSPPQNVTALKDDIAYLHCIVHNRGNKTVSWIRVSDLHILTVAQYTYTADDRFEVIHSPDSNSQSWILKINSVQPRDSGRYECQVNTHQTDPITFPVYLSVFVPTARIMGLAERYVDQGSTINLTCIINFNPESPTEIFWYHNNKVINYDNRDSRVSVITDRGSITKTILLIHDAHDAATGTYSCVPSHSATASVRIHILNGEMPAAMQTNGAITTVGWCRWRQFVKQPTALLPPVAAAISFTLIHLYTRIPI from the exons GAACACCAGCCTGTAGCAAGTTCCTGGCTTCGAACTACGTCGCTAACGATGTGATTCGCTCACCTTCGGGTTCGGCCTCGGCTCCTGGTGGCGACCGCCGCCCCATGCCATGGGAACCCAATTCGCCCGGGCCCATGTTCGATCCCTCGCCGCCTCAGAACGTCACAGCTCTCAAGGATGACATCGCCTACCTTCACTGCATCGTACACAACAGAGGCAATAAAACG gtgtcgtggatcaGGGTGTCGGACCTGCACATCCTGACGGTGGCGCAGTACACCTACACCGCCGACGACAGGTTCGAAGTGATCCACTCACCCGACTCGAACTCCCAGTCGTGGATTCTCAAGATCAACTCAGTGCAGCCACGGGATTCCGGCCGCTACGAGTGTCAGGTCAACACCCACCAAACTGACCCCATCACCTTTCCCGTCTACCTCTCCGTCTTCG TACCCACGGCCCGCATCATGGGGTTGGCTGAGCGCTACGTGGATCAGGGCTCAACCATCAACCTCACCTGTATCATCAACTTCAACCCTGAGTCTCCCACCGAGATCTTCTGGTATCACAACAACaag GTGATCAACTACGACAACCGGGACAGTCGGGTGAGCGTGATCACGGACCGGGGCTCGATCACCAAGACCATCCTCCTGATCCATGACGCCCACGACGCCGCCACAGGGACCTACTCCTGCGTCCCCTCCCACTCCGCCACCGCCTCCGTCAGGATACACATCCTCAATG GAGAGATGCCAGCCGCCATGCAGACCAACGGAGCCATTACGACTGTCGGATGGTGTCGTTGGAGGCAGTTTGTCAAGCAACCTACCGCACTCctccctcctgttgctgctgctatctCCTTCACCCTCATACATCTATACACCCGCATTCCCATTTAA